Proteins encoded together in one candidate division WOR-3 bacterium window:
- a CDS encoding 4Fe-4S dicluster domain-containing protein — protein sequence MARKAKVTIDRNRCKGCELCVRFCPKQVLAMSKEINDKGYFFAQVVNQEACIACRFCGFICPDTAIEIALEVEEKAEAKNG from the coding sequence ATGGCAAGAAAGGCAAAGGTTACGATTGACCGAAATCGCTGTAAGGGTTGTGAGCTGTGTGTGCGGTTCTGCCCGAAACAGGTGTTGGCGATGTCGAAAGAGATTAATGACAAGGGGTATTTTTTTGCTCAGGTGGTGAATCAAGAGGCGTGCATCGCCTGTCGGTTTTGTGGATTCATCTGCCCGGACACGGCAATTGAAATAGCCCTTGAAGTGGAGGAGAAAGCGGAGGCGAAGAATGGGTAA
- a CDS encoding bifunctional response regulator/alkaline phosphatase family protein encodes MKILWIDDEINLLRPFIYALEKKGYTVTTATNGPDGLSLLKQESFDLILLDQMMTGMQGLEVLRRVKEIDPQVLVAMVTKSEDEALINEALGKLVDDFIIKPFTPTQLLAVLKRLLEKRQLVAGHIAQDYLATMNREQNLTTPEEWADYYRSLGYWETVLARFGDRSLIELHQDRRREANDRFSRYVEENYLSWIKGSGPVMSHQLMEKRVKPLWEEGQTYLVVLDSMRQDQWEAIVPLLKDFLNVDTDYYYAILPTATPYSRNAIFSGLLPLEIYRRYPRWWVFEETGQNRYEQELLSELLNRLAFKWRYSFVKASRADELQATRSMLFDSNLRFVVLVINFLDLLIHSVKSTRLLDEIIPDDAALVGTTRVWFSSSPVYELLKELSRRNCRIVVTSDHGFIRVNRPTLIYGSREISANLRYKHGAALRVEERDAFLLHHPEDFFLPVEHSGVKFAIAKSDFYFIYPTKPREYEKTYKWTFQHGGISLEEMIVPFAVLRPR; translated from the coding sequence ATGAAAATTCTGTGGATTGATGACGAGATTAATCTTTTAAGGCCATTTATCTACGCCCTGGAGAAAAAGGGTTATACGGTAACAACCGCAACAAATGGTCCGGATGGCTTGTCACTGTTGAAGCAGGAAAGTTTTGACCTGATTTTACTGGACCAGATGATGACCGGGATGCAGGGGTTGGAGGTTTTACGCCGTGTTAAAGAGATCGATCCCCAGGTTTTAGTGGCGATGGTTACCAAGTCTGAGGACGAGGCATTGATCAATGAGGCACTGGGTAAGCTGGTGGACGATTTTATCATCAAGCCTTTTACACCCACCCAGCTGCTGGCGGTGTTGAAGCGACTTCTGGAGAAGCGGCAACTTGTTGCCGGACACATCGCGCAGGATTATCTGGCAACGATGAATCGGGAACAAAACCTTACCACCCCTGAAGAATGGGCTGACTATTACCGAAGCCTTGGTTACTGGGAGACAGTGCTTGCCCGGTTTGGAGACCGGTCGTTGATTGAGTTGCATCAGGACCGGCGGCGCGAGGCAAATGACCGGTTCAGCCGCTATGTCGAAGAAAATTATCTGTCCTGGATAAAAGGGTCCGGTCCGGTAATGAGTCATCAATTGATGGAGAAGAGGGTAAAACCGCTCTGGGAAGAGGGTCAGACCTACCTGGTGGTTTTGGATTCAATGCGGCAGGACCAGTGGGAGGCGATTGTCCCGCTCTTGAAAGATTTCCTCAATGTCGATACCGATTACTATTACGCAATTCTGCCAACAGCAACACCTTATTCGCGTAATGCAATTTTTAGCGGGCTTTTACCACTGGAAATCTATCGCCGTTATCCACGCTGGTGGGTTTTTGAGGAAACAGGACAGAATCGTTATGAGCAGGAACTTTTAAGCGAGTTGCTAAACCGGCTGGCGTTTAAGTGGCGTTATTCATTTGTTAAAGCATCCCGCGCTGATGAACTGCAGGCGACCCGTTCAATGCTGTTTGACAGCAATCTCCGCTTTGTGGTTTTGGTGATCAACTTTCTTGACCTCTTAATTCATTCGGTTAAGTCCACACGGCTTCTGGATGAGATTATTCCCGATGATGCGGCACTTGTCGGAACAACGCGGGTCTGGTTCTCTTCTTCGCCGGTATATGAACTTTTAAAAGAGTTGTCCCGGCGTAACTGCCGTATCGTAGTTACCAGTGACCACGGTTTTATTCGGGTGAATCGGCCGACACTGATCTACGGCTCAAGGGAAATTTCCGCAAATCTGCGTTACAAGCACGGCGCCGCATTGCGGGTCGAAGAACGGGACGCCTTCTTGTTGCATCATCCAGAGGATTTTTTCCTGCCGGTTGAGCATTCTGGGGTCAAGTTTGCTATTGCCAAATCGGACTTTTATTTCATCTATCCGACCAAGCCCCGGGAGTATGAAAAGACCTACAAATGGACATTCCAGCATGGGGGCATCTCGCTTGAAGAGATGATTGTGCCATTTGCGGTCCTGAGGCCGCGTTAG
- the tolB gene encoding Tol-Pal system beta propeller repeat protein TolB, producing the protein MILGALLLLLLAQTPDTTQKPSYSVDELWLKITLSGTRKRMSLVIADFTIPKGTKPDTTALIKALQEVFTSDLRFSLYFTFEEPESGKVYNFSTDPKKPDLKGWATTGAEVLICGDFILKKGGANIGLRLYDLASSKLIASKSYPLTGNYRWVAHKMADEVIKLLTGEDGVSCTRIAFSRTLGPGHKELAAIDYDGAALEQLTSSGGMKLYPDWSPKSDRIAYCSYSDRSLNIYSLDIASRRVTTISDRKGLNTTPAFSPDGKLLAVSLTFEGNPEIYLMSPDGKNIRRLTNSPAIDISPTFSPSGREIAFVSDRTGTPQIYIMNIDGTDLRRLTFSGSYNTSPAWSPKGDLIAFVQRQPDGSNQICITNILGDTYLRLTSAGNNEDPVWSPDGLHLAFSSNRTGVWEIYTMDWNGANQRQITRTGGAQFPTWSPRLSR; encoded by the coding sequence ATGATATTGGGCGCCCTCCTCTTGCTCCTGCTCGCTCAAACTCCAGATACAACCCAGAAACCCTCCTACTCAGTTGATGAGTTGTGGCTCAAAATTACACTCTCGGGTACCCGTAAACGTATGTCGCTTGTCATCGCCGACTTTACCATCCCTAAAGGTACAAAACCTGATACCACGGCACTGATAAAGGCGCTTCAAGAAGTATTCACTTCTGACCTGCGTTTCTCCCTTTACTTCACCTTTGAAGAACCCGAATCGGGCAAGGTTTACAATTTTTCCACCGACCCTAAAAAACCCGACCTCAAAGGCTGGGCAACAACCGGGGCTGAGGTGTTAATCTGCGGTGACTTCATTCTCAAGAAAGGTGGTGCCAACATCGGCTTGCGACTTTACGACCTTGCCAGTTCAAAACTAATTGCTTCGAAAAGTTACCCGCTAACCGGGAATTATCGCTGGGTTGCTCACAAAATGGCGGACGAAGTGATAAAACTCTTAACCGGCGAGGATGGAGTCAGTTGCACTCGCATCGCCTTTTCCCGGACTCTTGGACCGGGTCACAAAGAACTGGCGGCGATTGATTACGACGGCGCGGCTCTTGAGCAACTGACATCATCCGGAGGAATGAAGTTGTATCCGGACTGGTCACCGAAAAGCGACCGTATCGCCTACTGCTCATATTCCGACCGCTCGTTAAACATCTACTCCCTGGACATTGCTTCCCGACGGGTAACCACGATATCAGACCGTAAAGGATTGAACACAACACCCGCTTTCTCACCGGACGGCAAATTACTTGCCGTTTCTCTTACCTTTGAAGGAAATCCAGAAATTTACTTAATGAGTCCTGATGGCAAAAACATCCGCCGGCTCACCAACAGTCCGGCAATTGACATCTCCCCTACCTTTTCGCCCAGTGGCCGGGAAATTGCCTTTGTGTCCGACCGTACCGGCACGCCCCAAATTTACATAATGAACATCGACGGCACCGACCTGCGCCGCTTAACCTTTTCTGGTTCCTACAACACCTCGCCTGCCTGGTCACCAAAAGGCGACCTGATTGCCTTTGTGCAACGCCAACCCGATGGCTCAAATCAAATCTGTATTACCAACATTCTCGGTGACACTTACCTGAGACTTACCAGTGCGGGCAACAACGAAGACCCGGTCTGGTCTCCTGACGGTTTACACCTTGCCTTTAGCTCAAACCGCACCGGTGTCTGGGAAATCTACACGATGGACTGGAACGGTGCCAATCAGCGTCAAATCACCCGCACCGGTGGCGCCCAGTTTCCGACCTGGAGCCCCCGCCTCAGCCGTTGA
- a CDS encoding 3-methyl-2-oxobutanoate dehydrogenase subunit VorB, whose amino-acid sequence MGKVLMKGNEAIAESGVRAGGLLYFGYPITPQSEIGEYLARRMPEVGGCFLQIESEVAVVNVLYGAAGAGARVWTSSSSPGISLMMEGLSYIAAAELPCVVVNIVRCGPGLGGILPSQGDYFQAVKGGGHGDYRCLVYAPSSVQEAVDIMPLAFDRADRYRNPVIVIGDGMIGQMMEPVEFKEQKFPPLPPKDWATTGCKGRKPNVINSLYLDPIEEEKLNFKLAAKYEEMKNNEVRFEEFNTETDYRVLLVAYGTTARVCKTAIRQLKEKGIDTALLRPITLFPFPVERVFELSQRADFVMSIEMSTGQMVEDVQLAVGRTKPVFFYGRTGGMVPSPEEVVAAVEKHLGGKE is encoded by the coding sequence ATGGGTAAGGTTTTGATGAAAGGAAATGAGGCGATAGCCGAGTCGGGAGTACGCGCCGGTGGCCTTTTATACTTTGGCTATCCGATAACACCGCAGTCGGAAATTGGTGAATATCTTGCCCGTCGCATGCCTGAGGTTGGCGGGTGTTTTTTGCAGATTGAAAGTGAGGTTGCGGTAGTAAATGTCCTTTATGGTGCGGCTGGCGCCGGTGCCCGGGTCTGGACCTCCTCTTCAAGTCCGGGCATCAGTTTGATGATGGAAGGGTTGTCCTACATCGCTGCGGCTGAATTGCCCTGTGTTGTTGTGAATATCGTTCGATGTGGACCGGGGCTCGGTGGAATTCTCCCTTCACAGGGTGATTACTTCCAGGCGGTTAAGGGGGGCGGACATGGTGATTACCGGTGTCTCGTGTATGCCCCTTCTTCAGTTCAGGAGGCGGTGGATATTATGCCGCTGGCGTTTGACCGGGCAGACCGCTATCGAAACCCGGTCATAGTAATTGGGGACGGAATGATTGGACAGATGATGGAACCGGTGGAGTTTAAGGAACAAAAGTTCCCACCATTGCCTCCCAAGGACTGGGCAACTACCGGGTGTAAAGGCCGAAAACCCAATGTGATAAATTCACTTTACCTTGACCCAATTGAGGAGGAAAAACTGAATTTCAAACTGGCGGCGAAGTATGAGGAGATGAAAAACAACGAGGTACGGTTTGAGGAGTTTAATACCGAGACCGATTATCGGGTACTGCTGGTTGCCTACGGTACTACCGCCCGGGTCTGTAAAACAGCGATTCGCCAGTTAAAAGAGAAGGGTATTGATACGGCACTGTTGCGGCCGATAACCCTTTTCCCGTTTCCTGTCGAGCGGGTTTTTGAACTGTCACAGCGGGCAGATTTTGTTATGTCAATTGAGATGAGTACCGGTCAAATGGTCGAAGATGTCCAACTGGCGGTGGGAAGGACCAAACCGGTTTTCTTCTACGGAAGAACCGGTGGTATGGTGCCCAGTCCAGAAGAGGTTGTTGCCGCGGTGGAAAAACATCTGGGAGGAAAAGAATGA
- a CDS encoding HAMP domain-containing histidine kinase — translation MKRNKLSFGPRTLQVYFVIGLIGLAGVWFFYSQYLLLRLSRLWRNYATTLLTQLENETQVRTNIYAKFMSRVTEPGEPGSPELDIIFDEVIQKIDFPVVITDPDGVPTAYRNLPVSDTSQNGLLKVVAELDREHEPIPVLVREGDSLRCLNVIHYGVSPSTVTLRKISLNLANSVRQLRLFSFVQLVLFLGFMLIGIWGVLAYKRQEEEHIWTALAKETAHQLATPISSFSAWLEMLKENGPKDIVLQMEEDLARMKEVLSRFSRIGLPPDLELRRLGDLIRHSVEFVQRRSPQGVRFQVVVEDDPLVKVDGVLFSWTLENLLKNSVDAIGEREGKVEVRMAQTADRRYAEILVTDSGEGVKLAKLFEPGVTTKPYGWGVGLTLAKRIVEGYHQGRLILKESHPGRTVFAIYLPVVREA, via the coding sequence TTGAAGCGCAATAAGTTAAGTTTCGGACCCCGGACCCTGCAGGTCTATTTTGTCATTGGTTTGATTGGACTGGCGGGCGTCTGGTTTTTCTATTCCCAATATCTGCTGTTAAGACTGTCGCGCTTGTGGCGTAATTATGCAACTACGCTCTTGACGCAACTGGAGAACGAAACTCAAGTGCGGACCAATATTTACGCCAAGTTTATGAGCCGGGTGACCGAACCAGGTGAGCCAGGTTCGCCCGAACTGGACATCATCTTTGACGAGGTGATTCAGAAAATTGACTTTCCGGTGGTGATTACAGACCCTGATGGTGTGCCCACGGCGTATCGGAACTTACCCGTATCCGATACTAGTCAAAATGGACTGTTGAAGGTTGTCGCGGAATTGGACCGAGAGCATGAGCCAATCCCGGTTCTGGTCCGGGAGGGCGATTCTTTGCGCTGTTTGAATGTAATTCACTATGGGGTGTCACCTTCCACAGTAACTTTACGAAAAATCAGCCTTAATTTAGCAAATTCGGTGCGGCAGTTGCGGCTGTTTTCTTTTGTCCAGCTGGTTTTGTTTTTGGGTTTTATGCTTATTGGCATCTGGGGAGTTTTAGCCTACAAACGGCAGGAGGAGGAGCATATCTGGACAGCGCTTGCCAAGGAGACCGCTCATCAACTGGCAACACCGATATCTTCGTTTTCTGCCTGGCTTGAGATGCTTAAAGAGAATGGTCCAAAAGATATTGTTTTGCAAATGGAGGAGGACCTGGCGCGGATGAAGGAGGTGCTTTCGCGATTCAGCCGTATCGGGCTACCGCCAGATTTGGAATTGCGAAGGTTGGGTGATTTGATCAGGCATTCGGTTGAGTTTGTTCAGCGTCGTTCGCCCCAAGGAGTGCGTTTTCAGGTTGTGGTTGAAGATGACCCACTGGTTAAGGTTGATGGAGTTCTTTTTTCCTGGACGCTGGAGAACCTGTTGAAAAACAGTGTTGATGCGATTGGTGAGCGGGAAGGAAAGGTAGAGGTACGAATGGCACAGACTGCAGACCGCCGTTATGCCGAAATACTGGTTACCGATTCTGGTGAAGGAGTAAAGTTGGCAAAGCTGTTTGAACCTGGTGTGACCACCAAGCCTTATGGCTGGGGTGTGGGATTGACACTGGCAAAGCGGATTGTTGAAGGGTACCACCAGGGGCGGTTAATTTTGAAGGAGTCGCATCCCGGACGAACGGTGTTTGCTATTTATCTACCAGTAGTAAGAGAGGCTTGA
- the radC gene encoding DNA repair protein RadC — protein MKKDSSSERRHFTMRDLPVTERPRERLLRYGADKLSGEELLAVLISRGAGGAPVRDIAHELLVRFGSVAAIADATVEELKRVPGIGTAKACQIKAAFELARRFQESLAPDTREALTSPEAVVKVIKPMLVERKKECFFTVLLDARNRYIRTELVSVGSLDATIAHPREVFNPALHDRAPSIIIVHNHPSGDPTPSGEDISLTRRLREAGNVLGIKLLDHIIIAGEKFYSFRGQGLL, from the coding sequence ATGAAAAAAGATTCATCATCAGAACGCCGGCATTTCACAATGCGGGATTTGCCGGTAACTGAGCGGCCCCGAGAACGGCTGCTGCGTTACGGTGCTGATAAACTATCGGGCGAGGAGTTACTGGCGGTGCTAATCAGTCGTGGTGCTGGTGGTGCTCCGGTGCGGGACATCGCCCATGAACTTTTGGTACGGTTTGGTTCGGTGGCGGCGATTGCGGATGCAACTGTCGAAGAGTTAAAACGCGTACCCGGAATCGGTACCGCAAAGGCATGCCAGATTAAGGCGGCGTTTGAACTGGCACGGCGGTTTCAGGAGAGTCTTGCGCCCGATACCCGGGAGGCATTGACTTCGCCCGAGGCGGTGGTTAAGGTGATAAAGCCAATGCTCGTGGAAAGGAAGAAGGAGTGTTTCTTTACAGTTTTGCTTGATGCGCGCAATCGTTATATTCGAACCGAACTGGTTTCAGTGGGCAGTCTCGATGCGACGATTGCCCATCCCCGGGAGGTGTTTAACCCCGCGCTGCACGACCGCGCGCCATCGATCATTATTGTCCACAACCACCCTTCTGGTGACCCAACACCTTCAGGTGAGGACATCAGCCTTACCCGGCGGTTACGGGAAGCGGGTAATGTTCTGGGAATCAAACTTCTGGACCACATCATCATCGCCGGCGAAAAGTTCTACAGTTTTCGAGGTCAGGGGTTGTTGTAA
- a CDS encoding thiamine pyrophosphate-dependent enzyme — MKVIFKRPESLSSTPTHYCPGCTHGVIHRLIAEVIDELGLRERTVGIAPVGCSVLAFNYFNFDFQQAAHGRAPAVATGIKRARPDLIVFTYQGDGDLASIGMSEIVHAANRGEKFTVVFINNAIYGMTGGQMAPTTMPGQVTTTSPRGRDVGDVGYPIRMCELLASLRTPAFIERVAVHNPKQVVNARRALKEAFALQKDNVCFSFVEFLSTCPTNWGLPPYEATKWLEENMLPYYPVQNFKRPEKEEKNAG, encoded by the coding sequence ATGAAGGTAATTTTTAAGCGCCCTGAGTCGCTAAGTAGCACACCAACGCATTACTGTCCAGGATGCACTCACGGGGTTATTCACCGATTGATTGCTGAGGTAATTGACGAGTTGGGATTAAGGGAAAGAACCGTAGGGATAGCACCGGTAGGCTGTTCGGTTCTGGCATTTAACTACTTTAACTTTGATTTCCAGCAAGCGGCCCATGGTCGTGCTCCCGCGGTAGCCACAGGAATAAAACGTGCCCGGCCTGATTTAATTGTCTTTACCTATCAGGGTGACGGTGACCTCGCTTCAATTGGAATGAGCGAGATTGTCCATGCGGCGAATCGCGGAGAAAAGTTCACGGTAGTTTTCATAAACAATGCGATTTACGGCATGACCGGTGGCCAGATGGCACCAACAACGATGCCCGGACAGGTTACTACAACATCACCCCGCGGCAGGGATGTTGGTGATGTAGGTTATCCAATCCGGATGTGCGAGCTGCTGGCAAGTTTACGCACACCAGCGTTTATTGAGCGTGTGGCGGTTCATAATCCCAAACAGGTTGTTAACGCCCGCAGAGCGCTTAAGGAAGCTTTCGCTTTACAAAAGGATAATGTCTGCTTTTCGTTTGTGGAGTTCCTTTCAACCTGTCCAACTAACTGGGGTTTACCACCTTATGAGGCTACTAAATGGCTGGAAGAAAATATGCTGCCTTACTATCCAGTTCAGAACTTCAAGCGTCCGGAGAAGGAGGAGAAAAATGCAGGTTGA
- a CDS encoding 2-oxoacid:acceptor oxidoreductase family protein: protein MQVEIVFAGFGGQGVMLAGKVLAEVGMKMGKEVVWLPSYGPEMRGGTANCTVIIADEPIASPIIAHPRDTVVMNRPSLEKFCPTQKPGGVAVVNSSLINIRPNRDDILIVEVPANEIAIQAGSSRSANMVMLGAYAGATKIVPLNMVLEQVKEEFEKRPKLIPVNLKCVEQGFNIGSAAAVR, encoded by the coding sequence ATGCAGGTTGAGATTGTATTTGCCGGATTTGGCGGTCAGGGGGTGATGCTGGCGGGTAAGGTACTTGCTGAAGTCGGAATGAAGATGGGCAAGGAGGTGGTTTGGTTGCCTTCTTACGGCCCGGAGATGCGCGGTGGAACTGCCAATTGTACGGTGATAATTGCTGATGAACCCATCGCTTCACCGATAATTGCCCATCCCAGGGACACGGTGGTGATGAATAGACCATCGCTGGAAAAGTTTTGTCCTACGCAAAAGCCGGGCGGAGTTGCTGTTGTTAACAGCTCTTTGATTAATATTCGACCCAATCGGGATGACATTCTAATAGTTGAAGTTCCAGCAAACGAAATAGCGATTCAAGCGGGTAGTTCGCGCTCTGCCAATATGGTAATGCTCGGGGCTTACGCTGGTGCAACCAAAATTGTGCCGCTGAATATGGTGCTTGAACAGGTCAAGGAAGAGTTTGAAAAAAGACCTAAACTCATCCCCGTAAATCTGAAATGCGTGGAACAGGGGTTCAATATCGGTAGCGCCGCTGCGGTGCGGTGA
- a CDS encoding cobalamin biosynthesis protein CbiA, with translation MLSESKSGHFDSARHWVNANHFLQGLHRVNIFVGGYGSGKSEVAVNFAISLKENGFPVKLGDLDIVNPYFRSREARAVLKEYGVELLLPPVEIMESDLPLIQPEVAGALQNPDGFLVLDIGGDPVGARVLATLRGTIPVGDFNCFFILNSRRPFSGTVFEVKKMVEAVERASGINVTHLVVNSHLIEETSAAVIEEGVRLAEAVQEEMGKQIGFVAVERRMLRQFDINRLTYPVLVLDRQLLKPWEQKEQLGPQKFKL, from the coding sequence ATGTTATCGGAATCAAAAAGCGGACATTTTGATAGCGCCAGACATTGGGTCAATGCCAACCATTTTCTTCAGGGTTTACATCGGGTTAATATTTTTGTTGGTGGTTATGGTTCGGGTAAGAGTGAAGTGGCGGTTAACTTTGCTATCTCTTTAAAAGAAAACGGTTTTCCGGTTAAGCTCGGCGACCTCGATATCGTAAATCCTTATTTCAGGAGTCGAGAGGCACGAGCGGTGCTAAAGGAGTATGGGGTTGAATTACTTTTGCCACCGGTTGAAATTATGGAGTCGGATTTACCGTTAATTCAACCGGAAGTCGCGGGCGCGCTACAGAATCCTGATGGATTTCTGGTGCTCGATATTGGCGGTGACCCGGTTGGTGCTCGGGTTCTGGCAACACTGCGCGGCACGATTCCCGTGGGGGATTTTAACTGTTTCTTTATTTTGAACTCGCGCCGGCCTTTTAGTGGTACAGTCTTTGAGGTCAAAAAGATGGTTGAAGCGGTTGAGCGGGCAAGTGGGATTAATGTGACTCATCTGGTTGTTAACTCCCATTTGATTGAGGAGACGAGCGCGGCGGTGATTGAAGAGGGGGTCCGGCTTGCTGAGGCGGTTCAGGAAGAAATGGGTAAGCAAATTGGGTTTGTGGCGGTTGAGCGCCGGATGCTGAGGCAGTTTGATATCAATAGGCTTACTTATCCGGTGCTTGTTCTTGACCGTCAACTATTAAAACCATGGGAGCAAAAAGAACAACTTGGTCCGCAGAAGTTTAAACTTTGA